One stretch of Streptomyces sp. R21 DNA includes these proteins:
- a CDS encoding substrate-binding and VWA domain-containing protein, producing the protein MGRHSLPDAYGAGTADPRPRARRRNVAVATVLVLVVAGGTAAAVRGGLFSFGSSCQDDAVRVRVAASPDMAPALRATAEYARAHNITSDGRCLDIGITARTSYKVADALASGGKSDVQAWVPDSDLWLQRVAADSKSTQVTPAGSVASSPVGIAMVPSAAKSLGWPEKTYSWTELAGAAMEDDELRLGTADPSRSATGLLALTQLSTAAAGTKGGDTKAAALAKTLSQRTSDSDSQLLDTLPRDSSGTEQGNPRRNQALILSEQAAFAHNAAADGDSGLDLFYPKDGSPRLDYPFALVDEPELTTDESRAALRFMTLLGEPAGRKILEKYGFRTDDETVTDALVTQAGGRAPQPYDEIAPEPAPTKAVQEALGMWTITVQSARITTVVDASSSMAEPVPGTGRTRMDVTRASLLQALATFTPEDEIGLWKFSTRLDGDRDYRVLVPTERLGDRKGKGTQRDKLSAAFSSLAPVPNGATGLYDTTLAAYKAAVSSYVKGKFNALVVLTDGVNQDPGSISRSNLVAELQKLTDPQRPVLLIAIAVGPDADRDEVEQIAKATGGSGQQVNDPAQIHSVILKAIVQAGSRN; encoded by the coding sequence ATGGGACGTCACAGCTTGCCCGACGCGTACGGAGCGGGCACCGCCGACCCCCGCCCCCGCGCGCGCCGCCGCAATGTGGCCGTCGCCACGGTGCTCGTCCTCGTGGTCGCGGGAGGTACGGCGGCCGCGGTCCGTGGCGGCCTGTTCTCCTTCGGATCCTCCTGCCAGGACGACGCGGTGCGCGTCAGGGTCGCCGCGTCGCCGGACATGGCGCCCGCCCTGCGGGCCACGGCCGAGTACGCCCGCGCCCACAACATCACCTCCGACGGGCGGTGCCTGGACATCGGCATCACCGCCCGCACGTCGTACAAGGTCGCGGACGCTCTGGCGTCGGGCGGGAAGTCCGACGTGCAGGCGTGGGTGCCGGACTCCGACCTGTGGCTGCAGCGCGTCGCCGCGGACAGCAAGTCGACGCAGGTGACCCCCGCGGGCAGTGTGGCGTCCTCTCCCGTCGGCATCGCCATGGTCCCGTCGGCCGCCAAGTCGCTGGGGTGGCCCGAAAAGACGTACTCCTGGACCGAGTTGGCCGGTGCGGCGATGGAGGACGACGAGCTGAGGCTCGGCACCGCGGACCCCTCGCGCAGCGCCACCGGCCTGCTCGCCCTGACCCAGCTGAGCACCGCCGCCGCAGGGACCAAGGGTGGCGACACCAAGGCGGCGGCCCTGGCGAAGACGCTCTCGCAGCGCACGTCCGACAGCGACAGCCAGCTCCTGGACACCCTCCCGCGCGACTCCTCCGGCACCGAACAGGGCAACCCCAGGCGCAACCAGGCGCTGATCCTCTCCGAACAGGCGGCGTTCGCGCACAACGCCGCGGCCGACGGCGACAGCGGGCTCGACCTCTTCTATCCCAAGGACGGCTCGCCACGGCTCGACTACCCCTTCGCCCTGGTCGACGAGCCGGAACTGACCACCGACGAGAGCCGGGCCGCCCTCCGGTTCATGACGCTTCTGGGTGAGCCGGCGGGACGGAAGATCCTGGAGAAGTACGGCTTCCGCACGGACGACGAGACGGTCACCGACGCGCTGGTCACCCAGGCGGGCGGGCGCGCTCCGCAGCCGTACGACGAGATCGCGCCCGAGCCCGCCCCCACGAAGGCGGTACAGGAGGCCCTCGGCATGTGGACGATCACGGTGCAGAGCGCCCGGATCACCACGGTCGTCGACGCCTCCTCGTCGATGGCGGAACCGGTGCCGGGCACCGGCCGGACCCGGATGGACGTCACCAGGGCGTCCCTGCTCCAGGCCCTCGCCACCTTCACCCCGGAGGACGAGATCGGGCTGTGGAAGTTCTCCACCCGCCTCGACGGCGACCGCGACTACCGCGTCCTCGTGCCGACCGAACGCCTCGGCGACCGCAAGGGCAAGGGCACCCAGCGGGACAAGCTGTCGGCGGCCTTCAGCTCCCTGGCACCGGTCCCGAACGGGGCGACCGGGCTGTACGACACCACGCTCGCCGCGTACAAGGCGGCCGTCTCCTCCTATGTGAAGGGGAAGTTCAACGCGCTGGTGGTCCTGACGGACGGCGTCAACCAGGACCCGGGAAGCATCTCGCGCTCCAACCTCGTCGCCGAGTTGCAGAAGCTGACCGACCCGCAGCGTCCGGTGCTGCTGATCGCGATCGCCGTGGGCCCGGACGCCGACCGGGACGAGGTCGAGCAGATCGCCAAGGCGACCGGGGGCTCCGGCCAGCAGGTCAACGATCCCGCGCAGATCCACTCGGTGATCCTCAAGGCCATCGTGCAGGCGGGCAGCCGGAACTGA
- a CDS encoding DUF5999 family protein gives MCQHQPPCPTAESADRESARLAAHHPEQGWSLLCNGVLLFEDTGELLPDGQIIAPHRPMGVDQVMTAA, from the coding sequence ATGTGCCAGCACCAGCCACCGTGTCCGACAGCCGAATCCGCCGACCGGGAGTCCGCCCGTCTCGCGGCGCACCACCCGGAGCAGGGATGGAGCCTGCTGTGCAACGGCGTTCTGCTCTTCGAGGACACCGGTGAGCTCCTGCCGGACGGCCAGATCATCGCCCCGCACCGCCCCATGGGCGTCGACCAGGTGATGACGGCCGCCTGA
- a CDS encoding SRPBCC family protein: MAEVSAEARIEAPAEKVWAQLTDFSSYGEWNSTHTSFPKGGPAALEVGGTFEENMKLMGFPAEVNWTIEELEPARILAIRGKGPMAVVVATRYTLIPDGDATTVRIDGEFTGAAVSLMAGKLKDSATAALNESLRKLGGLVA, encoded by the coding sequence ATGGCCGAAGTCAGCGCGGAGGCACGTATCGAGGCGCCTGCCGAGAAGGTCTGGGCGCAGCTCACGGACTTCTCCTCGTACGGGGAGTGGAACTCGACGCACACCAGCTTCCCGAAGGGCGGCCCCGCGGCCCTCGAAGTCGGCGGCACCTTCGAGGAGAACATGAAGCTCATGGGTTTCCCCGCCGAGGTCAACTGGACCATCGAGGAACTCGAACCCGCCCGCATCCTCGCCATCCGCGGCAAGGGCCCGATGGCGGTGGTCGTCGCCACGCGCTACACACTGATCCCCGACGGAGACGCCACGACGGTGCGCATCGACGGAGAGTTCACCGGCGCCGCCGTCTCGCTGATGGCGGGCAAGCTGAAGGACTCGGCCACGGCCGCGCTGAACGAGTCGCTGCGGAAGCTCGGCGGACTGGTGGCCTGA
- a CDS encoding Clp protease N-terminal domain-containing protein — protein sequence MGTVHSRIPQQQAADSGSHRAELDAELAAGLTVELASVVAGARRRALRDGDRQIDTAHLLHSLLESDPDVRAAFDGGRQLARLLGYLVQRSIGYGLRWQGSVEDSGAVPVVAGVAGWSPAAAGAMGDACERAGRRGEERACGLDLLAAVVADTRSRAVEVLGRAGVDAGALLLRIEGGVAFEGRVGDGEAAC from the coding sequence GTGGGGACTGTGCACTCCCGTATCCCCCAGCAGCAGGCCGCCGACAGCGGCTCCCACCGCGCGGAACTCGACGCCGAGCTAGCCGCCGGACTCACCGTCGAGCTGGCCTCGGTGGTCGCCGGGGCGCGCAGAAGGGCGCTGAGGGACGGGGACCGGCAGATCGACACCGCCCATCTGCTGCACTCCCTGCTGGAGTCCGACCCCGACGTGCGCGCAGCCTTCGACGGGGGGCGGCAACTCGCCCGGCTGCTCGGCTACCTCGTGCAGCGCAGCATCGGCTACGGGCTTCGCTGGCAAGGGTCCGTCGAGGACTCCGGCGCCGTGCCGGTGGTGGCCGGGGTGGCGGGCTGGTCCCCGGCGGCCGCCGGAGCCATGGGCGACGCGTGCGAGCGCGCCGGACGGCGTGGCGAGGAGCGGGCCTGCGGCCTCGACCTGCTTGCCGCCGTCGTGGCCGACACCCGGTCGCGGGCCGTCGAGGTCCTCGGACGCGCGGGTGTCGACGCCGGGGCGCTGCTGCTGCGCATCGAGGGCGGGGTCGCCTTCGAGGGGCGGGTCGGGGACGGCGAAGCCGCCTGCTGA
- a CDS encoding CPBP family intramembrane glutamic endopeptidase codes for MQVEAGSVAESFPKERLTRRILRDETLLVLGLSLGASGVSALISFVGSVTKPGGLKHQAATLVGSAAPGRPWLDLAWQLFGIASSLVPVALVAHLLLREGEGLRVIGFDRTRPWPDLGRGAAVAAVIGSTGIAFYLAARGLGFNLTVVPEALPDVWWKHPVLILSAIQNAVLEEVIVVGYLLRRLGQLGWTPGTALVASAVLRGSYHLYQGIGGFVGNMVMGVVFVYLYRRWGRVGPLVVAHSLLDIGAFVGYALLAGKVGWLPTA; via the coding sequence GTGCAGGTGGAGGCGGGGTCTGTGGCCGAATCTTTTCCGAAGGAGAGGCTGACGCGACGGATACTCCGGGACGAGACGCTGCTCGTTCTGGGGCTTTCGCTCGGTGCGAGTGGCGTGTCCGCGCTGATCAGCTTTGTCGGATCGGTCACCAAACCGGGGGGTCTGAAGCATCAGGCGGCCACCCTCGTCGGCTCGGCCGCACCGGGGCGGCCCTGGCTGGATCTGGCCTGGCAGCTCTTCGGTATCGCGTCCTCGCTGGTACCCGTCGCGCTCGTCGCGCACCTCCTGCTGCGCGAGGGCGAGGGGCTGCGCGTGATCGGATTCGACCGCACGCGCCCGTGGCCGGACCTCGGGCGCGGGGCCGCGGTCGCGGCGGTGATCGGCAGCACGGGCATCGCGTTCTATCTGGCGGCCCGGGGCCTCGGTTTCAACCTCACGGTGGTGCCGGAGGCGCTGCCCGACGTGTGGTGGAAGCATCCCGTACTGATCCTCTCCGCGATCCAGAACGCGGTCCTCGAAGAGGTGATCGTCGTCGGGTATCTGCTGCGCCGCCTCGGCCAGTTGGGCTGGACGCCGGGGACCGCGCTGGTGGCGAGCGCCGTGCTGCGCGGGTCGTACCACCTCTACCAGGGCATCGGCGGGTTCGTCGGCAACATGGTGATGGGCGTGGTCTTCGTCTACCTGTACCGGCGGTGGGGGCGGGTCGGCCCCCTGGTGGTGGCGCACTCGCTGCTCGACATCGGGGCGTTCGTGGGTTACGCGCTGCTGGCGGGGAAGGTGGGGTGGCTGCCGACCGCGTGA
- the gcvP gene encoding aminomethyl-transferring glycine dehydrogenase has protein sequence MTASRIPLSELEQGIPFEQRHIGPDHEARAKMLAQVGYGSLDELTAAAVPDVIKNADALDLPGARTEADVLAELRSLADRNQVLGSMIGLGYYGTFTPPVILRNVMENPAWYTAYTPYQPEISQGRLEALLNFQTVVAELTGLPTSGASLLDEGTAAAEAVALSRRMGKNKKGLFLVDADALPQTIAVIQTRAEPTGVEVVVADLSGGIPAELAEREINGVLIQYPGASGAVRDIKPVIDRAHELGAVVTVAADLLALTLLTSPGELDADIAVGTTQRFGVPMGFGGPHAGYMAVREKFARSLPGRLVGVSVDADGHKAYRLALQTREQHIRREKATSNICTAQVLLAVMAGMYAVYHGPQGLRAIARRTHRYATILAGGLKAGGVEVVHGAYFDTLTVRVPGRAAEVVAAARDNGVNLHLVDADQVSISCDETTTRAQLDAVWSAFGVAGDIEALDATVEDTLPAGRQRTDEYLSHPVFHQYRSETAMLRYLRKLSDRDYALDRGMIPLGSCTMKLNATTEMEPVTWPEFGQLHPFAPAEQAQGYLTLIHELEDQLAEVTGYDKVSLQPNAGSQGELAGLLAVRGYHRANGDEQRTVCLIPSSAHGTNAASAVMAGMKVVVVKTAEDGEIDVEDLRAKIEQYRDELSVLMITYPSTHGVFEEHVADICAQVHEAGGQVYVDGANLNALVGLAKPGHFGGDVSHLNLHKTFCIPHGGGGPGVGPVGVRAHLAPYLPNHPLQPEAGPETGVGPISAAPWGSAGILPISWAYVRLMGGEGLKRATQVAVLSANYIAKRLEPHYPVLYTGPGGLVAHECIIDLRPLSKSTGVSVDDIAKRLIDYGFHAPTMSFPVAGTLMIEPTESEDLVELDRFCGAMIAIRGEVEKVGSGEWPADDNPLRNAPHTAAALGGEWEHAYTREEAVFPAGVSPADKYWPPVRRIDQAFGDRNLVCSCPPLDAYED, from the coding sequence ATGACCGCCAGTCGCATTCCGCTCTCCGAGCTCGAACAGGGCATCCCCTTCGAGCAGCGCCACATCGGCCCCGACCACGAGGCCCGGGCCAAGATGCTCGCGCAGGTGGGGTACGGCTCGCTCGACGAGCTGACGGCCGCCGCGGTCCCGGATGTCATCAAGAACGCCGACGCGCTCGACCTGCCCGGTGCGCGCACCGAGGCCGACGTCCTCGCCGAGCTGCGCTCCCTCGCCGACCGCAACCAGGTCCTCGGCTCGATGATCGGCCTCGGCTACTACGGCACCTTCACGCCGCCGGTGATCCTGCGCAACGTCATGGAGAACCCGGCCTGGTACACCGCGTACACGCCGTACCAGCCGGAGATCTCGCAGGGCCGCCTGGAGGCGCTGCTGAACTTCCAGACCGTCGTCGCCGAGCTGACCGGGCTGCCGACCTCCGGCGCCTCCCTGCTCGACGAGGGCACCGCGGCCGCCGAGGCCGTGGCCCTGTCGCGGCGGATGGGCAAGAACAAGAAGGGCCTGTTCCTCGTCGACGCGGACGCCCTGCCGCAGACCATCGCCGTCATCCAGACGCGCGCCGAGCCGACCGGCGTCGAGGTCGTCGTCGCCGACCTGAGCGGCGGCATCCCGGCCGAGCTGGCCGAGCGCGAGATCAACGGCGTGCTCATCCAGTACCCGGGTGCCTCCGGTGCCGTACGCGACATCAAGCCGGTCATCGACCGGGCGCACGAGCTCGGCGCGGTCGTCACCGTCGCCGCCGACCTGCTCGCCCTCACCCTGCTCACCTCGCCGGGCGAGCTGGACGCGGACATCGCGGTCGGTACGACGCAGCGCTTCGGTGTCCCGATGGGCTTCGGCGGCCCGCACGCCGGTTACATGGCGGTGCGCGAGAAGTTCGCGCGCAGCCTGCCCGGGCGGCTCGTGGGTGTCTCCGTCGACGCCGACGGCCACAAGGCGTACCGGCTCGCCCTGCAGACGCGGGAGCAGCACATCCGCCGGGAGAAGGCCACCAGCAACATCTGTACGGCTCAGGTGCTGCTCGCCGTGATGGCCGGCATGTACGCCGTCTACCACGGGCCGCAGGGACTCAGGGCGATCGCCCGGCGCACCCACCGCTACGCCACGATCCTCGCCGGGGGTCTGAAGGCGGGCGGCGTCGAGGTCGTGCACGGTGCCTACTTCGACACGCTGACCGTGCGGGTGCCGGGCCGCGCCGCCGAGGTCGTCGCCGCCGCGCGCGACAACGGTGTGAACCTCCACCTCGTCGACGCCGACCAGGTCTCGATCTCCTGCGACGAGACCACCACGCGGGCCCAGCTGGACGCCGTCTGGAGCGCGTTCGGCGTGGCGGGCGACATCGAGGCCCTGGACGCCACCGTCGAGGACACGCTGCCGGCCGGCCGGCAGCGCACCGACGAGTACCTCTCGCACCCGGTGTTCCACCAGTACCGCTCCGAGACGGCGATGCTGCGCTACCTGCGCAAGCTGTCCGACCGCGACTACGCGCTGGACCGCGGCATGATCCCGCTGGGCTCCTGCACCATGAAGCTCAACGCGACCACCGAGATGGAGCCGGTCACCTGGCCCGAGTTCGGCCAGCTGCACCCCTTCGCACCCGCCGAGCAGGCGCAGGGCTACCTCACGCTCATCCACGAGCTGGAGGATCAGCTCGCCGAGGTCACCGGCTACGACAAGGTCTCGCTCCAGCCGAACGCGGGCTCCCAGGGCGAGCTGGCCGGGCTGCTCGCCGTGCGCGGCTATCACCGCGCCAATGGTGACGAGCAGCGCACCGTCTGCCTCATCCCGTCCTCCGCGCACGGCACCAACGCCGCGAGCGCCGTGATGGCCGGCATGAAGGTCGTCGTCGTGAAGACCGCCGAGGACGGCGAGATCGACGTCGAGGACCTGCGGGCCAAGATCGAGCAGTACCGCGACGAGCTGTCGGTGCTGATGATCACGTACCCCTCGACGCACGGTGTGTTCGAGGAGCACGTCGCGGACATCTGCGCCCAGGTGCACGAGGCGGGCGGCCAGGTGTACGTCGACGGCGCCAACCTCAACGCGCTGGTGGGCCTCGCCAAGCCGGGCCACTTCGGCGGCGACGTCTCGCACCTGAACCTGCACAAGACGTTCTGCATCCCGCACGGCGGCGGCGGTCCGGGCGTCGGCCCGGTCGGCGTGCGCGCGCATCTGGCGCCGTACCTGCCGAACCACCCGCTGCAGCCCGAGGCCGGTCCGGAGACGGGCGTCGGCCCGATCTCCGCGGCTCCCTGGGGCTCCGCGGGCATCCTGCCGATCTCGTGGGCGTACGTCCGGCTCATGGGCGGCGAGGGTCTCAAGCGCGCCACGCAGGTGGCGGTGCTGTCCGCCAACTACATCGCCAAGCGCCTGGAGCCGCACTACCCGGTGCTGTACACGGGCCCGGGCGGCCTCGTCGCGCACGAGTGCATCATCGACCTGCGTCCGCTGAGCAAGTCGACCGGTGTCAGCGTCGACGACATCGCCAAGCGCCTGATCGACTACGGCTTCCACGCGCCGACGATGTCCTTCCCGGTGGCCGGCACGCTGATGATCGAGCCCACCGAGTCCGAGGACCTGGTCGAGCTGGACCGTTTCTGCGGGGCGATGATCGCGATTCGCGGCGAGGTCGAGAAGGTCGGCTCCGGCGAGTGGCCCGCGGACGACAACCCGCTGCGCAACGCGCCGCACACCGCGGCCGCGCTCGGCGGCGAGTGGGAGCACGCGTACACGCGCGAGGAGGCGGTCTTCCCGGCCGGTGTCTCGCCCGCGGACAAGTACTGGCCGCCGGTGCGCCGTATCGACCAGGCCTTCGGTGACCGGAACCTGGTCTGCTCGTGCCCGCCGCTGGACGCCTACGAGGACTGA
- a CDS encoding DMT family transporter, translated as MPVHTFQDSRGNRGKGVGLGLAVVSAIAFGGSGVAAKPLIEAGLDPLHVVWLRVAGAALVMLPLAVRHRALVRRRPALLAGFGLLGVAGVQACYFAAISRIPVGVALLVEYFAPALVLGWVRFVQRRPVTRAAALGVVLAVAGLACVVEVWSGLSFDVVGLLLALGAACCQVGYFVLSDPGGKSGEEAPDPLGVIAYGLIVGTLLLTAVAQPWTMDWSVLGGNAEMNGTSVAAALLLSWIVLIATVAAYVTGVLSVRRLSPQVAGVVACLEAVIATVLAWVLLGEHLSAPQIIGGAVVLAGAFIAQSSAPAKPSDGPVARGADRAGAEELERDLSSRGSAA; from the coding sequence GTGCCGGTGCATACGTTTCAGGACAGTCGGGGCAATCGTGGGAAGGGCGTCGGGCTGGGGCTCGCCGTCGTGTCGGCGATCGCCTTCGGCGGATCGGGTGTCGCGGCCAAGCCGCTGATCGAAGCGGGCCTCGACCCGCTCCACGTGGTGTGGCTGCGCGTCGCGGGCGCCGCGCTGGTGATGCTGCCGCTGGCCGTCCGCCATCGCGCACTGGTCCGCCGGCGCCCCGCACTGCTCGCCGGGTTCGGACTGCTAGGCGTGGCCGGTGTGCAGGCCTGCTACTTCGCCGCGATCTCCCGGATCCCCGTCGGTGTCGCGCTGCTCGTCGAGTACTTCGCGCCCGCCCTCGTGCTCGGCTGGGTGCGGTTCGTGCAGCGCAGGCCCGTGACACGGGCCGCGGCGCTCGGGGTCGTCCTCGCCGTGGCCGGGCTCGCCTGTGTTGTCGAGGTGTGGTCGGGGCTGAGCTTCGACGTCGTCGGCCTGCTGCTCGCGCTCGGCGCCGCCTGCTGCCAGGTCGGCTACTTCGTCCTGTCGGACCCGGGCGGCAAGTCGGGGGAGGAGGCGCCGGACCCGCTGGGCGTCATCGCGTACGGCCTGATCGTCGGCACCCTGCTGCTGACGGCGGTCGCACAGCCCTGGACCATGGACTGGTCCGTGCTCGGGGGCAATGCCGAGATGAACGGCACGTCCGTCGCCGCCGCCCTTCTGCTGAGCTGGATCGTGCTGATCGCGACCGTCGCCGCGTACGTCACCGGAGTGCTCTCCGTGCGCAGGCTCTCCCCGCAGGTCGCGGGCGTCGTGGCCTGTCTCGAAGCGGTCATCGCGACCGTCCTGGCCTGGGTGCTGCTCGGCGAACACCTCTCGGCGCCGCAGATCATCGGCGGTGCGGTGGTGCTGGCCGGCGCGTTCATCGCGCAGTCGTCGGCGCCCGCGAAACCCTCGGACGGACCGGTCGCCAGGGGTGCGGACCGTGCCGGTGCCGAGGAACTCGAAAGGGACTTGTCCTCCCGTGGCAGCGCCGCCTAG
- a CDS encoding PhzF family phenazine biosynthesis protein has translation MRIRIVDAFTDRPFSGNPAGVLLLDAFPDDAWLQNVAREVNHAETAFAHRLPEGGEADWALRWFTPAAEVAMCGHATLATAHILHTTGAHEGAVRFATHSGVLVATPHADGSITLDFPTAPLAPVEIPDGVAEALGAEPLAAFDTGPNVGDLLVELADEKTVLDLAPDHKALMRHSERGIIATARAEDPSAEHDFVSRCFFPNVGIDEDPVTGSAHTALAPFWSERLGRPRLTGLQASPRSGLVRTELHGARTHLIGRAVTTIEGELLV, from the coding sequence ATGCGGATTCGAATCGTCGACGCCTTCACCGATCGCCCCTTCTCCGGCAACCCGGCCGGTGTCCTCCTCCTGGACGCCTTCCCGGACGATGCCTGGCTGCAGAACGTGGCCCGCGAGGTCAATCACGCCGAGACGGCGTTCGCCCACCGCCTGCCCGAGGGCGGCGAGGCGGACTGGGCGCTGCGCTGGTTCACGCCCGCCGCCGAGGTCGCGATGTGCGGTCACGCGACGCTGGCGACCGCGCACATCCTGCACACCACGGGCGCCCACGAGGGGGCCGTACGGTTCGCCACCCACAGCGGCGTCCTCGTCGCGACTCCGCACGCCGACGGGTCCATCACGCTGGACTTCCCGACCGCCCCGCTCGCGCCGGTCGAGATCCCGGACGGCGTCGCCGAGGCGCTGGGCGCCGAGCCCCTCGCGGCCTTCGACACCGGCCCGAACGTCGGCGACCTGCTGGTCGAACTCGCCGACGAGAAGACGGTCCTGGACCTCGCCCCCGACCACAAGGCCCTCATGCGGCACTCGGAGCGCGGCATCATCGCGACCGCCCGCGCCGAAGACCCCTCCGCGGAGCACGACTTCGTCTCCCGCTGCTTCTTCCCGAACGTCGGCATCGACGAGGACCCGGTCACCGGCAGCGCCCACACCGCCCTCGCGCCCTTCTGGTCCGAGCGCCTCGGCCGCCCCCGCCTCACCGGCCTCCAGGCCTCCCCGCGATCCGGCCTCGTCCGCACCGAACTGCACGGCGCCCGCACGCACCTCATCGGCCGCGCGGTCACCACCATCGAGGGCGAGCTGCTGGTCTGA
- a CDS encoding PadR family transcriptional regulator, whose protein sequence is MRTRGEDFGYEHGHGHHGGPGHRGRGGFEGLRAAFGPFGPGGPGGGPGFGGPGGPWGGRGGRGGPRGRARRGDVRASILALLKDRPMHGYEMIQEIAERSGGAWKPSPGSVYPTLQMLEDEGLITSESEGGKKLFALTEPGRTAADEGPDAPWEEAGRGVDWEALSEIRTAGVGLMEAFGQVWKTGSKDQRDKALAVINEARKKLYLILADED, encoded by the coding sequence ATGCGTACCCGTGGAGAAGACTTCGGATACGAGCACGGACATGGGCACCACGGCGGGCCCGGCCATCGAGGTCGGGGCGGCTTCGAGGGGCTGCGCGCGGCCTTCGGACCCTTCGGTCCGGGTGGTCCCGGCGGCGGCCCCGGCTTCGGTGGACCCGGGGGTCCCTGGGGCGGGCGTGGCGGTCGGGGCGGACCGCGGGGGAGGGCACGGCGCGGCGACGTACGCGCGTCGATCCTGGCCCTGCTCAAGGACCGGCCCATGCACGGCTACGAGATGATCCAGGAGATCGCCGAGCGCAGCGGCGGGGCGTGGAAGCCCAGCCCGGGTTCGGTGTACCCCACCCTGCAGATGCTGGAGGACGAAGGCCTCATCACCAGCGAGAGCGAGGGCGGCAAGAAGCTGTTCGCGCTCACCGAACCCGGCCGTACGGCGGCCGACGAGGGTCCGGACGCGCCTTGGGAAGAGGCCGGGCGCGGCGTCGACTGGGAGGCGCTGAGCGAGATCCGGACGGCCGGTGTCGGCCTCATGGAGGCGTTCGGCCAGGTCTGGAAGACCGGCAGCAAGGACCAGCGCGACAAGGCGCTGGCGGTCATCAACGAAGCCCGTAAGAAGCTGTACCTGATCCTCGCCGACGAGGACTGA
- a CDS encoding glutamate--cysteine ligase: protein MGEKVVAGPFDLSDRQQYREKLRQCLAGLARLLEEKRFDRPKNLMGLEIELNLAGPDGMPRMMNAQVLERIASRDFQTELAMFNLEVNIAPHRLGGRVFDRLAEELRTSLAYAHRKAGEVDAGIVMIGILPTLGQDDLVSSNLSDVDRYTLLNDQIVAARGEDFALDIDGVERLVCTSKSIAPEAACTSVQLHLQVTPARFADVWNAAQAVAAAQVAIGANSPFLFGHELWRESRPPLFQQSTDTRPPELQAQGVRPRTWFGERWISSAYDLFEENLRFFPALLPICQEEDPLGVLDAGGVPTLAELVLHNGTVYRWNRPVYGIADGVPHLRVENRVLPAGPTVTDVVANAAFYYGLVRALAEESRPVWMRLPFEAAAANFDEACRHGIDARLEWPRRGRYGGTTRVDAVALVRDELLPLAAAGLDAWGVEPADRDFLLGVIEARCRLRANGAAWQAATFHEALERGLDRGAALAATTRRYCELMHLGEPVHTWPVGLPERVPLG, encoded by the coding sequence ATGGGGGAGAAGGTCGTGGCAGGGCCGTTCGACCTGTCCGATCGCCAGCAGTACCGCGAGAAGCTCCGGCAGTGTCTGGCGGGGCTGGCGAGACTGCTGGAGGAGAAGCGGTTCGACCGCCCGAAGAATCTCATGGGTCTGGAGATCGAGCTGAATCTCGCAGGTCCCGACGGCATGCCGAGAATGATGAATGCACAAGTACTCGAAAGGATTGCGAGCCGGGATTTCCAAACAGAACTCGCCATGTTCAACCTGGAAGTCAACATAGCCCCACACCGATTGGGCGGCCGGGTATTCGACCGGCTCGCCGAGGAGCTGCGCACCTCGCTCGCGTATGCCCATCGCAAAGCGGGGGAGGTCGACGCCGGAATCGTGATGATCGGGATTCTGCCCACGCTCGGGCAGGACGACCTGGTCTCCTCGAACCTCTCGGACGTCGACCGCTACACCCTGCTCAACGACCAGATCGTGGCCGCCCGCGGTGAGGACTTCGCCCTCGACATCGACGGCGTGGAGCGGCTGGTGTGCACGTCGAAGTCCATCGCGCCGGAAGCAGCCTGCACCTCCGTGCAGTTGCACCTCCAGGTCACTCCGGCCCGGTTCGCGGACGTGTGGAACGCGGCGCAGGCCGTCGCCGCCGCACAGGTCGCGATCGGTGCCAACTCGCCCTTCCTGTTCGGTCACGAGCTGTGGCGCGAGTCGCGGCCCCCGCTGTTCCAGCAGTCCACCGACACCCGGCCGCCCGAGCTCCAGGCCCAGGGCGTCCGGCCGCGGACCTGGTTCGGCGAGCGATGGATCTCGTCGGCGTACGACCTCTTCGAGGAGAACCTGCGGTTCTTCCCGGCGCTGCTGCCCATCTGCCAGGAGGAGGACCCCCTCGGCGTGCTCGACGCCGGTGGCGTCCCGACCCTCGCCGAGCTGGTGCTGCACAACGGCACGGTGTACCGCTGGAACCGGCCCGTGTACGGCATCGCCGACGGCGTCCCGCATCTGCGCGTCGAGAACCGCGTGCTGCCCGCGGGCCCCACCGTCACCGATGTCGTCGCCAACGCGGCCTTCTACTACGGGCTGGTCCGCGCGCTCGCCGAGGAATCACGGCCGGTGTGGATGCGGCTGCCCTTCGAGGCGGCCGCCGCCAACTTCGACGAGGCCTGCCGGCACGGCATCGACGCGCGCCTGGAGTGGCCGCGGCGCGGGCGGTACGGCGGCACGACGCGGGTGGACGCGGTGGCCCTGGTCCGGGACGAGCTGTTGCCGCTCGCCGCGGCGGGGCTGGACGCGTGGGGGGTCGAGCCCGCCGACCGCGACTTCCTGCTGGGCGTCATCGAGGCCCGGTGCCGGCTGCGCGCCAACGGGGCGGCCTGGCAGGCGGCCACCTTCCACGAGGCACTGGAGCGGGGCCTCGACCGGGGTGCCGCGCTCGCGGCGACCACCAGGCGCTACTGCGAACTGATGCACCTCGGGGAGCCTGTGCACACCTGGCCGGTCGGGCTGCCGGAGCGGGTGCCCCTGGGCTGA